In the genome of Pseudoliparis swirei isolate HS2019 ecotype Mariana Trench chromosome 3, NWPU_hadal_v1, whole genome shotgun sequence, one region contains:
- the gltpd2b gene encoding glycolipid transfer protein domain-containing protein 2, which yields MGVKSKAAAAIVVLLLSLGSLWIHGGLDYHWESCLKGYKQVNTLPQLYNSSEADGPEAPLVMERCPGQTFQVALLFSHLLAAPAYTSDVLMKPYLSSWDELVRFMEALGPMVGLISREIESKTSIIRQLALLSERNPEAELGPDIHSINGVSTESGTKNTQKASQHNGAYYSVRSMIWVELNQGLVDFHHQTDSGCRTLLRLHRALLWLKLFLEKLAETPAAGRLRSPSELCREAYQNTLANHHTWFVRRAAELAFIAMPERGFFFRLVCVQSQEELKTVLNRVVQAIEEVYDRTQKALEENNMLDLP from the exons ATGGGTGTTAAGAGCAAGGCTGCTGCTGCTATCGTAGTCTTGCTGCTGTCCCTCGGCTCCCTGTGGATCC ATGGAGGTTTGGATTACCACTGGGAATCTTGTTTGAAAGGATATAAACAGGTGAACACG CTTCCCCAGCTGTACAACAGCAGCGAGGCCGATGGGCCTGAGGCCCCGCTGGTCATGGAGAGGTGCCCTGGTCAGACCTTCCAGGTGGCGCTCCTGTTCTCCCACCTGCTGGCTGCACCGGCCTACACCTCGGACGTGCTGATGAAGCCATATTTGTCCAGCTGGGACGAGCTTGTGAG GTTTATGGAAGCGCTGGGCCCCATGGTGGGACTAATATCTAGAGAGATAGAAAGCAAGACTTCTATAATCCGTCAACTGGCCCTGTTGTCAGAAAGGAACCCTGAAGCAGAGCTGGGCCCAGATATACACTCAATAAACGGTGTGAGCACAGAGAGTGGGACGAAGAACACTCAGAAGGCCTCACAGCACAATGGCGCTTACTACTCTGTACGCTCCATGATCTGGGTGGAGCTTAACCAAGGACTGGTGGACTTCCACCACCAGACGGACTCTGGATGCAGGACTCTTCTGCGTCTGCATCGTGCTCTGCTTTGGCTGAAGCTCTTCCTGGAGAAGCTGGCTGAGACGCCAGCCGCCGGCCGGCTAAGGAGCCCCTCAGAGTTGTGTCGAGAGGCCTACCAGAACACCCTCGCCAACCACCACACCTGGTTTGTCCGCAGGGCCGCCGAGCTGGCCTTCATTGCCATGCCAGAGCGAGGTTTCTTCTTCAGGCTGGTGTGTGTGCAGAGCCAGGAGGAGCTGAAAACGGTGCTGAATAGAGTGGTTCAGGCCATTGAGGAGGTTTATGACCGGACACAGAAAGCCCTTGAGGAAAATAACATGCTGGACTTGCCTTAG
- the atp1b2b gene encoding sodium/potassium-transporting ATPase subunit beta-2b isoform X1 produces the protein MSKDGEKTGWKESIWNSRTREFLGRTASSWGLILLFYLVFYIFLAGLFTLTMYVMLQTLDDHKPTWQDRLTTPGMVIRPKADETYEIVYDIGKTETWDMYAQALDKFMAPYNNSVQVEKNNACTPDQNFLQEDSGDVKNNPKRSCQFNRTILEDCSGIGDRYYGYQDGKPCIIIKLNRVIGMIPGINGEAPFVTCGPKRYRVGEDQWREDTNNIGEMVYFPPNGTFNPMYYPYYGKKAQVNYSQPLVAVKFLNITTNQDVNIECKINANNIPLGTVRDKWAGRVSFKLRINTNT, from the exons ATGTCGAAAGATGGAGAAAAAACCGGGTGGAAGGAATCTATATGGAACTCGAGGACGAGGGAGTTTCTGGGCAGGACGGCTAGCAGCTGGG GTCTTATCCTTCTCTTCTATTTAGTTTTCTACATCTTCCTTGCCGGCTTGTTTACACTCACCATGTATGTCATGCTGCAGACTTTGGACGACCACAAACCGACCTGGCAAGACCGGCTCACCACACCAG GCATGGTGATCAGACCCAAAGCAGATGAGACCTATGAGATTGTCTATGACATCGGGAAAACTGAGACCTGGGACATGTACGCTCAGGCCCTGGATAAGTTCATGGCAC cctACAACAACTCCGTCCAGGTTGAGAAAAATAACGCCTGCACCCCAGATCAGAACTTCCTGCAGGAAGACAGCGGCGATGTGAAGAACAACCCAAAGCGCTCCTGTCAGTTCAACCGCACCATCCTGGAGGACTGCTCTGGAATCGGCGATCGTTACTATGGATACCAGGATGGCAAGCCATGCATCATCATCAAACTGAATCGG GTGATTGGGATGATCCCAGGAATAAATGGAGAAGCTCCGTTTGTCACCTGTGGTCCAAAG AGATACAGAGTTGGCGAAGATCAATGG AGAGAAGACACTAACAACATTGGAGAAATGGTATACTTCCCTCCAAATGGCACTTTCAACCCTATGTACTACCCTTACTACGGCAAGAAAGCTCAG GTGAACTACTCTCAGCCTTTGGTTGCTGTCAAGTTCCTTAACATTACGACCAATCAAGATGTCAACATCGAGTGCAAGATCAACGCCAACAACATTCCCCTTGGAACTGTGAGAGACAAGTGGGCCGGAAGAGTGTCTTTCAAGCTGAGGATTAACACTAATACCTAG
- the atp1b2b gene encoding sodium/potassium-transporting ATPase subunit beta-2b isoform X2, with protein sequence MSKDGEKTGWKESIWNSRTREFLGRTASSWGLILLFYLVFYIFLAGLFTLTMYVMLQTLDDHKPTWQDRLTTPGMVIRPKADETYEIVYDIGKTETWDMYAQALDKFMAPYNNSVQVEKNNACTPDQNFLQEDSGDVKNNPKRSCQFNRTILEDCSGIGDRYYGYQDGKPCIIIKLNRVIGMIPGINGEAPFVTCGPKREDTNNIGEMVYFPPNGTFNPMYYPYYGKKAQVNYSQPLVAVKFLNITTNQDVNIECKINANNIPLGTVRDKWAGRVSFKLRINTNT encoded by the exons ATGTCGAAAGATGGAGAAAAAACCGGGTGGAAGGAATCTATATGGAACTCGAGGACGAGGGAGTTTCTGGGCAGGACGGCTAGCAGCTGGG GTCTTATCCTTCTCTTCTATTTAGTTTTCTACATCTTCCTTGCCGGCTTGTTTACACTCACCATGTATGTCATGCTGCAGACTTTGGACGACCACAAACCGACCTGGCAAGACCGGCTCACCACACCAG GCATGGTGATCAGACCCAAAGCAGATGAGACCTATGAGATTGTCTATGACATCGGGAAAACTGAGACCTGGGACATGTACGCTCAGGCCCTGGATAAGTTCATGGCAC cctACAACAACTCCGTCCAGGTTGAGAAAAATAACGCCTGCACCCCAGATCAGAACTTCCTGCAGGAAGACAGCGGCGATGTGAAGAACAACCCAAAGCGCTCCTGTCAGTTCAACCGCACCATCCTGGAGGACTGCTCTGGAATCGGCGATCGTTACTATGGATACCAGGATGGCAAGCCATGCATCATCATCAAACTGAATCGG GTGATTGGGATGATCCCAGGAATAAATGGAGAAGCTCCGTTTGTCACCTGTGGTCCAAAG AGAGAAGACACTAACAACATTGGAGAAATGGTATACTTCCCTCCAAATGGCACTTTCAACCCTATGTACTACCCTTACTACGGCAAGAAAGCTCAG GTGAACTACTCTCAGCCTTTGGTTGCTGTCAAGTTCCTTAACATTACGACCAATCAAGATGTCAACATCGAGTGCAAGATCAACGCCAACAACATTCCCCTTGGAACTGTGAGAGACAAGTGGGCCGGAAGAGTGTCTTTCAAGCTGAGGATTAACACTAATACCTAG
- the LOC130192044 gene encoding neuronal tyrosine-phosphorylated phosphoinositide-3-kinase adapter 1 isoform X2, with amino-acid sequence MSSGSAQDAAVEHFLRDIERRSKRLHCAVIGCEEERPRSDMNLLYRKSRLDWRQRDQEGSKKSSNQNDPSATVGKVRDLASFRRHFRMGFMTMPASQDLSPHSCASAMAPRSQSCHAVCAGDTGLENGDYSDTQSQHCGRCPPTKPKRHPSTRLSCSSTDGRGLLDTPPPLASSHSQAKHSEKKNAMKKSDSGDVGGKKLPPLKPKRSPSTQLSFDPLPPRVPPSATSLPFQASDSQNQTGDGEDEPVYIEMVGKVFTRDSQTATPHPVTPVATTPDSDSDQSEAIYEEMKHPQQEDRDSHRRLPHKHHKLKHSKHFRVTPSSSSSSSSLPRPSSSSPSYSKSKATVSISHSSPLPSSVSSTPVPQVLSTSPHTPRAPTPYLLKGTKSESEFNTKIPAPFPNLLQHRPPLLAFPQPAAASSGVGVQNKSASAKMGTQTSSVTTQASTSSATCSNVPSSLSSSKESSGGSASQQDKHGREAQLGPAPGLRARSHSTPLPPSSKSTSPFSHHHHHPHHRPSHYHHYRKPERGDSPAPLKSSSQSQATVQTQTSSTGREGKSVSFLLKSDKGERDKDRDRDRDRDRVRDRDRDRDRDKDRDRDRDRDRGRDRDRDRDRDRDRDRDRDKDKEKDRDRDKDRERDRDRDRDGGPYSLQLDHAPSTSKSSTSSTPTPLSSSQRPHSRPHLRSHTPHGLPTYKPPSSDSPLLWTYPSGGFRRPPAYESLRGSSQTPSLQQPSSLPGLGERVIKSNGGSSSLHSKVCFMPWDSSASLAADEGSYWPMQRKLSFSHGSRETEKDEGRAWNGSADALLRMDKEDLGTGSRGGHSGIPVHFSGATSRSLGHSESLTGVDSSPGFRALPRAGLPLPCQTFPACRNGEVGRLGRSSAAGVRQAGGGDVQRQSSLPAREALNQRHGLAQPQVPCSPSSPSVSRQKQKLQLHQQQLQLKQQLQQLQQQHHLQLQFQQLAQLAQGQPPVSGGTTQSAAQSQRDGKLLEVIERKRCLCKEIKTHRRPDKSLYKQDSMPILPSWRRTPEPRKTGMPPCQRPQAVVWDTAI; translated from the exons CTCCAATCAAAACGACCCCTCGGCCACGGTTGGCAAAGTCAGAGACTTGGCTTCTTTCCGCCGGCACTTCCGGATGGGTTTCATGACCATGCCGGCCTCCCAGGACCTGTCCCCTCACTCTTGTGCCTCCGCTATGGCGCCGCGCTCGCAGTCGTGCCATGCGGTCTGTGCCGGGGACACGGGTCTGGAAAACGGAGATTACTCTGACACCCAGTCCCAACACTGTGGCCGCTGCCCACCGACCAAACCCAAACGCCACCCCAGCACTCGCCTCAGCTGCTCATCCACTGACGGCAGAGGACTTCTTGACACACCGCCACCCCTTGCGTCCTCTCACTCACAGGCCAAACACTCAGAGAAGAAAAACG CCATGAAGAAGTCTGACTCTGGAGATGTCGGCGGAAAGAAGCTGCCTCCTTTAAAGCCCAAGAGAAGTCCCAGCACCCAGCTTTCCTTTGACCCTCTCCCTCCACGTGTGCCTCCTTCTGCCACATCCTTGCCTTTTCAGGCATCGGACTCTCAGAATCAGACGGGGGACGGAGAGGATGAGCCGGTCTATATCGAGATGGTGGGCAAAGTGTTCACGAGAGACAGCCAGACGGCCACGCCCCACCCTGTCACACCCGTGGCCACCACGCCTGACTCTGACTCGGACCAGAGTGAGGCCATCTATGAGGAGATGAAACACCCGCAGCAAGAGGACAGAGACTCCCACAGACGCCTCCCTCACAAACATCATAAACTGAAACACTCTAAACACTTCCGTGTCaccccttcctcctccagcagctcttcctctctgccacgcccctcctcttcctctccgtcctACTCCAAATCCAAAGCTACCGTGTCGATCTCCCATtcgtctcctctcccttcctctgtgtcctccaccCCTGTCCCCCAGGTCCTCTCCACTAGTCCACACACCCCACGAGCTCCTACTCCCTACCTGCTAAAAGGGACGAAATCCGAGTCAGAGTTCAACACGAAGATCCCGGCCCCTTTCCCCAATCTTCTACAGCACCGGCCCCCACTGCTTGCCTTCCCACAGCCTGCAGCAGCCTCCAGCGGGGTCGGGGTGCAAAACAAGTCTGCGTCTGCTAAAATGGGAACTCAAACATCCAGCGTGACAACTCAAGCCAGCACCTCCTCCGCAACTTGTTCGAATGTCCCCTCGTCGCTGTCGAGCTCCAAGGAGTCGTCGGGAGGAAGTGCGTCTCAGCAGGACAAACACGGCAGGGAGGCCCAGTTGGGCCCCGCTCCCGGACTGAGAGCCAGGAGCCACTCCACACCTCTGCCCCCCTCTTCCAAATCCACCTCCCCTTTctcccatcaccaccaccaccctcaccATCGCCCCTCGCACTACCACCACTATCGCAAGCCAGAGAGAGGAGACTCTCCCGCTCCACTCAAGAGCAGTTCTCAGAGCCAGGCCACCGTCCAGACCCAGACCTCCAGTACAGGCAGGGAGGGCAAGTCTGTTAGCTTCCTCTTGAAGTCTGATAAAGGAGAGAgggacaaagacagagacagggaTAGGGACAGAGACAGggtcagagacagagacagggacagagacagagataaagataGGGACAGGGACCGAGATAGGGATCGGGGTAGAGaccgagacagagacagagaccgggaccgagacagagacagagaccggGACAAGGACAAGGAGAAAGACAGAGATAGGGATAaggacagagaaagagacagggaTCGAGACAGGGATGGAGGGCCGTACTCCTTACAGTTGGATCACGCCCCGTCCACGTCTAAAAGCAGCACCAGCTCAACCCCGACACCATTATCTTCATCCCAGCGTCCTCACTCTCGACCCCATCTTCGCTCTCACACTCCTCACGGCCTGCCAACATACAAGCCTCCCTCCTCGGACAGCCCCCTGCTGTGGACCTACCCCTCCGGGGGCTTCCGGAGACCGCCGGCTTACGAGAGCCTGCGAGGAAGCTCTCAGACGCCGTCCCTGCAGCAGCCCTCAAGTCTTCCTGGTCTGGGCGAGAGGGTAATCAAGAGCAACGGAGGGTCTTCCTCTCTCCATTCTAAAGTGTGCTTCATGCCCTGGGACAGCAGTGCCAGCTTAGCTGCAGATGAGGGATCTTACTGGCCTATGCAGAGGAAATTGTCCTTCAGCCATgggagcagagagacagaga AGGACGAAGGGCGTGCGTGGAATGGCAGTGCTGATGCCCTACTAAGGATGGATAAGGAGGACCTTGGCACGGGGTCTCGAGGAGGCCACTCCGGCATCCCAGTCCACTTCAGTGGTGCCACCAGCAGGTCGCTCGGTCACAGTGAGTCCCTCACTGGTGTGGACAGCAGCCCGGGGTTCAGAGCCCTGCCCAGAGCTGGTCTACCTCTTCCCTGCCAGACTTTCCCTGCCTGTCGCAATGGAG AAGTGGGGCGGCTGGGCCgctcctctgctgctggagtGAGACAGGCGGGTGGAGGAGACGTCCAGAGACAGAGCAGCCTACCAGCCCGAGAAGCCCTGAATCAG CGGCATGGTCTGGCCCAGCCTCAAGTGCCCTGCAGTCCCAGCAGTCCCAGTGTGTCTCGGCAGAAGCAGAAACTTcagctccaccagcagcagctgcagttaaagcagcagctccagcagcttCAGCAACAGCACCACCTGCAGTTGCAGTTCCAGCAGCTCGCCCAGCTGGCGCAGGGACAGCCTCCTGTCAGCGGGGGCACCACCCAGTCCGCAGCGCAGAGCCAGAGAGACGGTAAGCTGCTGGAGGTCATCGAGCGTAAACGCTGCCTGTGCAAAGAGATCAAGACCCACCGGCGTCCTGACAAAAGCCTGTACAAGCAGGACAGCATGCCTATCCTCCCTAGTTGGAGACGGACACCTGAGCCTCGTAAGACTGGCATGCCACCCTGCCAGAGGCCGCAGGCCGTCGTGTGGGACACAGCTATCTGA
- the LOC130192044 gene encoding neuronal tyrosine-phosphorylated phosphoinositide-3-kinase adapter 1 isoform X1 yields the protein MSSGSAQDAAVEHFLRDIERRSKRLHCAVIGCEEERPRSDMNLLYRKSRLDWRQRDQEGSKKSSNQNDPSATVGKVRDLASFRRHFRMGFMTMPASQDLSPHSCASAMAPRSQSCHAVCAGDTGLENGDYSDTQSQHCGRCPPTKPKRHPSTRLSCSSTDGRGLLDTPPPLASSHSQAKHSEKKNAMKKSDSGDVGGKKLPPLKPKRSPSTQLSFDPLPPRVPPSATSLPFQASDSQNQTGDGEDEPVYIEMVGKVFTRDSQTATPHPVTPVATTPDSDSDQSEAIYEEMKHPQQEDRDSHRRLPHKHHKLKHSKHFRVTPSSSSSSSSLPRPSSSSPSYSKSKATVSISHSSPLPSSVSSTPVPQVLSTSPHTPRAPTPYLLKGTKSESEFNTKIPAPFPNLLQHRPPLLAFPQPAAASSGVGVQNKSASAKMGTQTSSVTTQASTSSATCSNVPSSLSSSKESSGGSASQQDKHGREAQLGPAPGLRARSHSTPLPPSSKSTSPFSHHHHHPHHRPSHYHHYRKPERGDSPAPLKSSSQSQATVQTQTSSTGREGKSVSFLLKSDKGERDKDRDRDRDRDRVRDRDRDRDRDKDRDRDRDRDRGRDRDRDRDRDRDRDRDRDKDKEKDRDRDKDRERDRDRDRDGGPYSLQLDHAPSTSKSSTSSTPTPLSSSQRPHSRPHLRSHTPHGLPTYKPPSSDSPLLWTYPSGGFRRPPAYESLRGSSQTPSLQQPSSLPGLGERVIKSNGGSSSLHSKVCFMPWDSSASLAADEGSYWPMQRKLSFSHGSRETEKDEGRAWNGSADALLRMDKEDLGTGSRGGHSGIPVHFSGATSRSLGHSESLTGVDSSPGFRALPRAGLPLPCQTFPACRNGEVGRLGRSSAAGVRQAGGGDVQRQSSLPAREALNQRLSSCGWLTLPPPAHVAALHPRGRPEELQFDSTCARIGCTADSTAVIMQIMSQLKYYNIQKYNINSHIFLHCVQRHGLAQPQVPCSPSSPSVSRQKQKLQLHQQQLQLKQQLQQLQQQHHLQLQFQQLAQLAQGQPPVSGGTTQSAAQSQRDGKLLEVIERKRCLCKEIKTHRRPDKSLYKQDSMPILPSWRRTPEPRKTGMPPCQRPQAVVWDTAI from the exons CTCCAATCAAAACGACCCCTCGGCCACGGTTGGCAAAGTCAGAGACTTGGCTTCTTTCCGCCGGCACTTCCGGATGGGTTTCATGACCATGCCGGCCTCCCAGGACCTGTCCCCTCACTCTTGTGCCTCCGCTATGGCGCCGCGCTCGCAGTCGTGCCATGCGGTCTGTGCCGGGGACACGGGTCTGGAAAACGGAGATTACTCTGACACCCAGTCCCAACACTGTGGCCGCTGCCCACCGACCAAACCCAAACGCCACCCCAGCACTCGCCTCAGCTGCTCATCCACTGACGGCAGAGGACTTCTTGACACACCGCCACCCCTTGCGTCCTCTCACTCACAGGCCAAACACTCAGAGAAGAAAAACG CCATGAAGAAGTCTGACTCTGGAGATGTCGGCGGAAAGAAGCTGCCTCCTTTAAAGCCCAAGAGAAGTCCCAGCACCCAGCTTTCCTTTGACCCTCTCCCTCCACGTGTGCCTCCTTCTGCCACATCCTTGCCTTTTCAGGCATCGGACTCTCAGAATCAGACGGGGGACGGAGAGGATGAGCCGGTCTATATCGAGATGGTGGGCAAAGTGTTCACGAGAGACAGCCAGACGGCCACGCCCCACCCTGTCACACCCGTGGCCACCACGCCTGACTCTGACTCGGACCAGAGTGAGGCCATCTATGAGGAGATGAAACACCCGCAGCAAGAGGACAGAGACTCCCACAGACGCCTCCCTCACAAACATCATAAACTGAAACACTCTAAACACTTCCGTGTCaccccttcctcctccagcagctcttcctctctgccacgcccctcctcttcctctccgtcctACTCCAAATCCAAAGCTACCGTGTCGATCTCCCATtcgtctcctctcccttcctctgtgtcctccaccCCTGTCCCCCAGGTCCTCTCCACTAGTCCACACACCCCACGAGCTCCTACTCCCTACCTGCTAAAAGGGACGAAATCCGAGTCAGAGTTCAACACGAAGATCCCGGCCCCTTTCCCCAATCTTCTACAGCACCGGCCCCCACTGCTTGCCTTCCCACAGCCTGCAGCAGCCTCCAGCGGGGTCGGGGTGCAAAACAAGTCTGCGTCTGCTAAAATGGGAACTCAAACATCCAGCGTGACAACTCAAGCCAGCACCTCCTCCGCAACTTGTTCGAATGTCCCCTCGTCGCTGTCGAGCTCCAAGGAGTCGTCGGGAGGAAGTGCGTCTCAGCAGGACAAACACGGCAGGGAGGCCCAGTTGGGCCCCGCTCCCGGACTGAGAGCCAGGAGCCACTCCACACCTCTGCCCCCCTCTTCCAAATCCACCTCCCCTTTctcccatcaccaccaccaccctcaccATCGCCCCTCGCACTACCACCACTATCGCAAGCCAGAGAGAGGAGACTCTCCCGCTCCACTCAAGAGCAGTTCTCAGAGCCAGGCCACCGTCCAGACCCAGACCTCCAGTACAGGCAGGGAGGGCAAGTCTGTTAGCTTCCTCTTGAAGTCTGATAAAGGAGAGAgggacaaagacagagacagggaTAGGGACAGAGACAGggtcagagacagagacagggacagagacagagataaagataGGGACAGGGACCGAGATAGGGATCGGGGTAGAGaccgagacagagacagagaccgggaccgagacagagacagagaccggGACAAGGACAAGGAGAAAGACAGAGATAGGGATAaggacagagaaagagacagggaTCGAGACAGGGATGGAGGGCCGTACTCCTTACAGTTGGATCACGCCCCGTCCACGTCTAAAAGCAGCACCAGCTCAACCCCGACACCATTATCTTCATCCCAGCGTCCTCACTCTCGACCCCATCTTCGCTCTCACACTCCTCACGGCCTGCCAACATACAAGCCTCCCTCCTCGGACAGCCCCCTGCTGTGGACCTACCCCTCCGGGGGCTTCCGGAGACCGCCGGCTTACGAGAGCCTGCGAGGAAGCTCTCAGACGCCGTCCCTGCAGCAGCCCTCAAGTCTTCCTGGTCTGGGCGAGAGGGTAATCAAGAGCAACGGAGGGTCTTCCTCTCTCCATTCTAAAGTGTGCTTCATGCCCTGGGACAGCAGTGCCAGCTTAGCTGCAGATGAGGGATCTTACTGGCCTATGCAGAGGAAATTGTCCTTCAGCCATgggagcagagagacagaga AGGACGAAGGGCGTGCGTGGAATGGCAGTGCTGATGCCCTACTAAGGATGGATAAGGAGGACCTTGGCACGGGGTCTCGAGGAGGCCACTCCGGCATCCCAGTCCACTTCAGTGGTGCCACCAGCAGGTCGCTCGGTCACAGTGAGTCCCTCACTGGTGTGGACAGCAGCCCGGGGTTCAGAGCCCTGCCCAGAGCTGGTCTACCTCTTCCCTGCCAGACTTTCCCTGCCTGTCGCAATGGAG AAGTGGGGCGGCTGGGCCgctcctctgctgctggagtGAGACAGGCGGGTGGAGGAGACGTCCAGAGACAGAGCAGCCTACCAGCCCGAGAAGCCCTGAATCAG CGCCTGTCTTCATGCGGCTGGTTGACCCTCCCTCCGCCTGCACACGTGGCAGCGCTGCATCCTCGTGGCCGTCCAGAGGAACTGCAGTTTGACTCTACATGTGCTAGGATTGGTTGCACTGCAGACAGCACTGCAGTGATAATGCAGATTATGTCTcaattgaaatactataatatacaaaaatacaacataaatTCACATATATTTCTCCATTGTGTTCAGCGGCATGGTCTGGCCCAGCCTCAAGTGCCCTGCAGTCCCAGCAGTCCCAGTGTGTCTCGGCAGAAGCAGAAACTTcagctccaccagcagcagctgcagttaaagcagcagctccagcagcttCAGCAACAGCACCACCTGCAGTTGCAGTTCCAGCAGCTCGCCCAGCTGGCGCAGGGACAGCCTCCTGTCAGCGGGGGCACCACCCAGTCCGCAGCGCAGAGCCAGAGAGACGGTAAGCTGCTGGAGGTCATCGAGCGTAAACGCTGCCTGTGCAAAGAGATCAAGACCCACCGGCGTCCTGACAAAAGCCTGTACAAGCAGGACAGCATGCCTATCCTCCCTAGTTGGAGACGGACACCTGAGCCTCGTAAGACTGGCATGCCACCCTGCCAGAGGCCGCAGGCCGTCGTGTGGGACACAGCTATCTGA